A stretch of the Aegilops tauschii subsp. strangulata cultivar AL8/78 chromosome 4, Aet v6.0, whole genome shotgun sequence genome encodes the following:
- the LOC109768158 gene encoding large ribosomal subunit protein eL21x/eL21w — translation MPAGHGLRSRTRDLFARPFRKKGYIPLTTYLRTYKVGEHVDVKVNGAVHKGMPHKFYHGRTGRVWNVTKRAIGVEINKQVGNRIIKKRIHVRVEHVQPSRCNEEFLQRKLNNDKLKAEAKARGEVISTKRQPAGPKPGFMVEGTTIETVTPIPYDVVNDLKGGY, via the exons aTGCCGGCGGGGCACGGGCTGCGGTCGCGGACGCGCGACCTGTTCGCGCGGCCGTTCCGCAAGAAGGGGTACATCCCGCTCACCACCTACCTGCGCACCTACAAGGTCGGCGAGCACGTCGACGTCAAGGTGAACGGCGCCGTCCACAAGGGCATGCCGCACAAGTTCTACCACGGCCGCACCGGCCGCGTCTGGAACGTCACCAAGCGCGCCATCGGCGTCGAGATCAACAAGCAG GTCGGCAACAGGATCATCAAGAAGAGGATCCATGTCCGTGTGGAGCACGTGCAGCCATCCAGGTGCAACGAGGAGTTCCTCCAGAGGAAACTCAACAACGACAAGCTGAAGGCGGAGGCCAAGGCGCGCGGCGAGGTCATCAGCACCAAGAGGCAGCCAGCAGGGCCCAAGCCGGGGTTCATGGTTGAGGGCACCACCATCGAGACGGTCACCCCCATCCCGTATGACGTCGTCAACGATCTCAAGGGTGGCTACTAG
- the LOC109768159 gene encoding beta-amylase 2, chloroplastic, with protein sequence MALNLTHQTGAAAIAATPAPGTRASVFAAASPAAAAAAGSAVAPAQATSLRMQTQLVEPAQPQAPEMFQAMAPDQQQQGEAAHPDAGGEEARKVGVPVFVMMPLDTVRKDGSALNRRKAVQASLAALKSAGTAGIMVDVWWGIAESEGPGQYNFAGYIELMEMAKKAGLKVQAVMSFHQCGGNVGDSVNIPLPKWVTEEMDKDQDLAYTDRCGRRNYEYLSLGADTIPALKGRTPIQCYADFMRAFRDHLAPYMGNTICEIQVGMGPAGELRYPSYPESNGTWSFPGIGEFQCYDRYMRASLKAAAEAVGRPEWGNAGPEDSGSYNQWPEDTGFFRREGGWNTDYGQFFMSWYSQMLIEHGERILSACSSVFTGTPGVKVSVKVAGIHWHYGTRSHAPELTAGYYNTRNHDGYLPIARMIGRHGAVLNFTCVEMRNHEQPQDAQCMPEALVSQVANAAKEAGVGLAGENALPRYDETAHDQVLATAAEKAEEDRMVAFTYLRMGPDLFQPDNWRRFAAFVKRMTETGVRDVSREQVEREAQGVAHATQGVIQEAAVALCN encoded by the exons ATGGCCCTCAACCTGACCCACCAGACCGGCGCTGCGGCCATCGCGGCCACGCCGGCGCCGGGCACGCGCGCTTCGGTGTTCGCGGcggcctcgcccgccgccgccgccgccgccggctccgCCGTGGCGCCGGCGCAGGCGACCAGCCTGAGGATGCAGACGCAGCTGGTGGAGCCCGCGCAGCCGCAGGCGCCGGAGATGTTCCAGGCCATGGCGCCCGACCAGCAGCAGCAGGGCGAGGCCGCGCACCcggacgcgggcggcgaggaggCACGCAAGGTGGGCGTGCCGGTGTTCGTGATGATGCCGCTGGACACGGTGCGCAAGGACGGCAGCGCGCTGAACCGGCGCAAGGCGGTGCAGGCGTCCCTGGCGGCGCTCAAGAGCGCCGGCACGGCCGGCATCATGGTGGACGTGTGGTGGGGCATCGCCGAGAGCGAGGGCCCCGGCCAGTACAACTTCGCCGGCTACATCGAGCTCATGGAGATGGCCAAGAAGGCCGGGCTCAAGGTGCAGGCCGTCATGTCTTTCCACCAGTGCGGCGGCAACGTCGGAGACTCAGTCAA CATACCACTTCCGAAATGGGTAACGGAGGAGATGGACAAGGACCAGGACCTGGCGTACACGGACAGGTGCGGCCGCCGGAACTACGAGTACCTCTCGCTGGGCGCCGACACGATCCCGGCCCTTAAGGGCCGCACCCCCATCCAGTGCTACGCCGACTTCATGCGCGCCTTCCGCGACCACCTCGCGCCCTACATGGGCAACACCATCTGCGAGATCCAGGTCGGCATGGGCCCCGCCGGCGAGCTCCGCTACCCCTCCTACCCGGAGAGCAACGGCACCTGGTCCTTCCCCGGCATCGGCGAGTTCCAGTGCTACGACCGCTACATGCGCGCCAGCCTCAAGGCCGCCGCCGAGGCCGTGGGCAGGCCCGAGTGGGGCAACGCCGGCCCCGAGGACTCGGGCAGCTACAACCAGTGGCCAGAGGACACCGGCTTCTTCCGCCGCGAGGGCGGCTGGAACACCGACTACGGCCagttcttcatgagctggtactcGCAGATGCTGATCGAGCACGGCGAGCGGATACTCTCCGCGTGCTCCTCCGTCTTCACAGGTACCCCCGGGGTCAAGGTCTCCGTCAAGGTGGCCGGCATCCACTGGCACTACGGCACCCGCTCCCACGCGCCCGAGCTCACCGCCGGCTACTACAACACCAGGAACCACGACGGGTACCTGCCCATCGCGCGCATGATCGGCCGCCACGGCGCCGTGCTCAACTTCACCTGCGTCGAGATGCGCAACCATGAGCAGCCGCAGGACGCGCAGTGCATGCCCGAGGCGCTCGTGAGCCAGGTGGCCAACGCCGCCAAGGAGGCTGGAGTGGGCCTCGCCGGGGAGAACGCCCTACCCAGGTACGACGAGACGGCGCACGACCAGGTGCTGGCCACCGCGGCGGAGAAGGCCGAGGAGGACCGCATGGTGGCCTTCACCTACCTCCGCATGGGCCCCGACCTCTTCCAGCCCGACAACTGGCGCCGCTTCGCCGCGTTCGTCAAGCGCATGACGGAGACCGGCGTCAGGGACGTGAGCCGGGAGCAGGTGGAGCGCGAGGCCCAGGGCGTCGCCCACGCCACCCAGGGCGTCATCCAGGAGGCCGCCGTCGCCCTCTGCAACTAA